Proteins encoded by one window of Fusobacterium mortiferum ATCC 9817:
- a CDS encoding BC1881 family protein yields MKEKENELKKFKTYELVEELNKREGVEKIYIEPYQESEIKVEGPMIILKVID; encoded by the coding sequence ATGAAGGAAAAGGAAAATGAATTAAAAAAATTTAAAACTTATGAGTTAGTTGAAGAACTTAACAAAAGAGAAGGAGTAGAAAAAATATATATAGAGCCATATCAAGAAAGTGAAATTAAAGTAGAAGGTCCTATGATTATTCTAAAAGTAATTGATTAA
- a CDS encoding type II toxin-antitoxin system YafQ family toxin: MLEIITTSAFDKDYKLLKKRGYNLKLLQEVVEKLANEEVLPAKYRNHQLIGNYIGYMECHIRPDWLLIYKIEKNKLILTLSRTGTHSDLF, encoded by the coding sequence ATGTTAGAAATCATAACTACTAGTGCTTTTGATAAAGATTATAAACTTTTAAAAAAAAGGGGATATAATCTCAAGCTTCTTCAAGAAGTCGTTGAAAAATTAGCAAATGAAGAAGTGTTACCAGCTAAGTATAGAAATCATCAATTAATTGGAAATTATATAGGATACATGGAGTGCCATATTCGTCCTGATTGGTTATTAATATATAAAATTGAAAAAAATAAATTAATCCTAACTTTATCAAGAACAGGAACTCATAGTGATTTATTTTAA
- a CDS encoding nucleoside triphosphate pyrophosphohydrolase family protein — protein MIKYNPEIEILLKNQSAEVNKTIVIEELTELQKEICKDLRGYNRRIEIKEEMADVYICLQLLKEIYNFSDEDLEKMYKRKMMRNLERIEVE, from the coding sequence ATGATTAAATATAATCCAGAGATAGAGATCTTACTAAAAAATCAAAGTGCTGAAGTTAATAAGACAATAGTAATAGAGGAACTGACGGAGTTACAAAAAGAAATTTGCAAAGATTTAAGAGGGTACAATAGGAGAATTGAAATCAAAGAAGAAATGGCAGATGTTTATATCTGCCTACAACTTCTGAAAGAGATTTATAACTTCTCTGATGAAGACCTTGAGAAAATGTATAAAAGAAAAATGATGAGGAACTTAGAGAGGATAGAGGTAGAGTAG
- a CDS encoding helix-turn-helix domain-containing protein, whose product MSNSIKDGSYINIQSFMVTELELKGNELLVYAIIYGFSQTNGTYFSGSTQYLADWTNSTRQGIMKNLKSLIDKGLIEKVGENQQVNYYKALRPVNKVNQSTELTRKQSLQGAKQSLQEEVTEFTGTCKQSLHSNIYNKLDNNINNNSSSVDESTQPQHLEEKAIEFRNDIIELKDIIINSTGENPQTVDMVFKPVMYRDIIKPLLAKIKASKFLMGEKDIKPKLYTFVRQDRINEILAGLYDDFEKKKTVEVIPVENLKDKARREKEQEEFERMLGL is encoded by the coding sequence ATGAGTAATAGTATTAAAGATGGAAGCTATATTAATATACAAAGTTTTATGGTTACAGAACTAGAACTAAAAGGAAATGAACTTTTAGTTTATGCTATTATATATGGTTTTTCACAGACTAATGGAACATACTTCAGTGGAAGTACTCAATATCTAGCTGATTGGACTAATAGTACAAGGCAAGGAATAATGAAAAATTTAAAATCTTTAATAGATAAAGGGCTTATAGAAAAAGTTGGAGAAAATCAACAAGTAAATTATTATAAAGCTCTTAGACCTGTAAACAAAGTTAACCAGTCAACTGAGTTAACACGTAAACAAAGTTTACAGGGTGCTAAACAAAGTTTACAGGAAGAGGTAACTGAGTTTACAGGTACATGTAAACAAAGTTTACACAGTAATATATATAATAAACTAGATAATAATATAAATAATAATAGTAGTAGTGTTGATGAATCAACTCAACCACAACACCTTGAAGAAAAAGCTATTGAATTTAGAAATGATATTATAGAACTAAAAGACATCATAATAAATTCAACTGGAGAGAATCCACAAACAGTGGATATGGTATTTAAACCTGTTATGTATAGGGATATAATAAAACCTTTACTTGCTAAGATAAAAGCTAGTAAGTTTTTAATGGGAGAAAAGGACATAAAACCTAAACTATATACTTTTGTTAGACAAGATAGAATCAATGAAATTTTAGCTGGACTTTATGATGACTTTGAAAAAAAGAAAACTGTTGAAGTAATACCTGTTGAAAATTTAAAAGATAAAGCTAGAAGAGAAAAAGAGCAAGAAGAGTTTGAGAGAATGTTAGGATTATAA
- a CDS encoding VRR-NUC domain-containing protein: MRETNIQSTIIRYLAILETQGKLFFNRTNNIPPVNKDSKGKVIGFRKLPTGAKKGIPDIWVIINGKTIGLEVKTPTGKQSKEQKEIQEKFIKNGADYYVVRSYEEVKNILNKYLKSA, encoded by the coding sequence ATGAGAGAAACAAATATTCAATCAACTATAATTAGATATTTAGCAATCCTTGAAACTCAAGGAAAACTATTTTTTAATAGAACTAATAATATTCCTCCAGTAAATAAAGATAGTAAAGGGAAGGTAATAGGTTTTAGAAAATTACCAACTGGAGCAAAGAAAGGTATTCCTGATATATGGGTAATTATCAATGGAAAAACTATAGGTTTGGAAGTTAAGACACCTACGGGAAAACAAAGTAAGGAGCAAAAAGAAATTCAGGAAAAATTTATAAAAAATGGTGCTGACTATTATGTAGTTAGAAGTTATGAGGAAGTTAAGAACATACTAAATAAGTATTTAAAGAGTGCATAG
- a CDS encoding ATP-binding protein codes for MEIMGNKVPVCKYCGKEYIENKDIPANFPEFIREAMRYRPACNCEEKQEKKRREEQEKERQRQCLMNKVKRYKDISVIDKKFLDSRFDNADMADKHMAMAKKYAENFIKYGTAEGGILLYGGVGTGKTYATACICNELMSNGKTVLVMNLGLYYLKLRREWAEAENDVLNYVKTCDLLVIDDLGTENVSEFTKEKMFNLIDTRYRANKPMLITTNLTPDEIREKLGSRIADRIAGSCLEYEVKGESKRKFDKKAFAEWLTA; via the coding sequence ATGGAAATAATGGGAAATAAAGTGCCTGTATGTAAATATTGTGGAAAAGAATATATTGAGAATAAAGATATTCCAGCTAATTTTCCAGAGTTCATAAGAGAAGCTATGAGATATAGACCAGCTTGTAATTGTGAGGAAAAACAAGAGAAGAAAAGGAGAGAAGAGCAAGAGAAAGAAAGACAAAGACAATGCTTGATGAATAAAGTCAAGAGATATAAGGACATATCTGTTATAGACAAAAAGTTCTTAGATAGCAGATTTGACAACGCAGATATGGCTGACAAGCATATGGCTATGGCAAAAAAATATGCTGAGAACTTTATCAAGTATGGAACTGCTGAAGGAGGTATCTTGCTATATGGTGGAGTAGGAACAGGAAAAACATATGCTACTGCTTGTATTTGTAATGAACTAATGAGTAATGGAAAAACAGTATTAGTTATGAACTTAGGCTTATACTATTTGAAACTCAGAAGAGAATGGGCAGAGGCTGAGAATGATGTTCTTAACTATGTCAAGACTTGTGATTTGTTGGTTATAGATGACTTAGGAACTGAAAATGTATCAGAGTTTACAAAAGAAAAGATGTTCAACCTGATAGATACAAGATATAGAGCTAATAAACCTATGCTTATAACAACTAACTTGACTCCAGATGAGATAAGAGAAAAACTTGGAAGTAGAATAGCAGATAGAATAGCTGGAAGTTGTCTTGAGTATGAAGTCAAAGGAGAATCTAAAAGAAAATTTGATAAAAAAGCATTTGCTGAATGGTTGACTGCTTAG
- a CDS encoding YHYH domain-containing protein gives MNKKILIFFIFSTFLFSHPGRLDSNGGHWNRKTGTYHYHRVRPISYSTSTTISTSTKPKKTIVKKKQVLMKEDEIYTRLLWLGFSGENAIKNFQKANNLTPDGIAGPKTIKLLKDLTKYY, from the coding sequence ATGAATAAAAAAATTTTGATATTTTTTATATTTAGTACATTTTTATTTTCACATCCTGGAAGGTTAGATTCTAATGGTGGGCATTGGAATAGAAAAACAGGAACTTATCATTATCATAGAGTTAGACCTATTAGTTATTCTACTTCAACTACTATTTCAACATCAACAAAACCTAAAAAAACTATTGTAAAAAAGAAACAAGTATTAATGAAAGAAGATGAAATTTATACTCGCTTACTTTGGCTTGGATTTTCAGGAGAAAATGCAATAAAAAATTTTCAAAAAGCAAATAATTTAACTCCAGATGGAATAGCTGGTCCTAAAACTATAAAATTACTTAAAGATTTAACAAAATATTATTAA
- a CDS encoding type II toxin-antitoxin system RelB/DinJ family antitoxin — MGVSVINVRLDDEDKKAFNELCNELGLNMSTAFNMFVKSMLRTGGLPFEARIENYNVETIKAIQETEDIINGKVKRPTYKNTKELFDALDKED, encoded by the coding sequence ATGGGAGTATCAGTTATCAATGTAAGATTAGATGATGAAGATAAAAAAGCCTTTAATGAGTTATGTAATGAGTTAGGTTTAAATATGTCAACAGCTTTTAATATGTTTGTCAAATCTATGCTTAGAACAGGTGGATTACCATTTGAGGCAAGAATAGAAAACTATAATGTTGAAACTATAAAAGCTATTCAAGAAACAGAAGATATTATCAATGGAAAAGTAAAACGTCCTACTTATAAAAATACCAAAGAACTTTTTGATGCTCTTGATAAGGAGGATTAA
- a CDS encoding recombinase family protein — protein MREVKKAIAYFRVSTDMQKEDLSLETQEKGGEIFARDNNIEIVKKFTDVMSGGNRNRKGFIEAQKYLEENQGEIDYFIAYDVSRIARDAFAFLSLFNKLNLLNVKLKLINNPTLDSDSPMGKLILTILAAIFEFFRFDNADRVRDNMIVKVKEGKRMNNAPYGYRIIDKKMVIVPEEAELIKYIYQEYLKGHGIVALERMTGKDRSTIKQWLNNKVYAGYNIFGKRKMNKTTFKPMKNPDETKIVEAKGDWEPIIDIDTWEKVANRMSLNQELRMRNIEKTSYLLSGLLFHTCGSKFRGNAGRKGTYYYRCTGCSRSIKSDTLDKKVLDELFNSEFLDELNKIPLENNNKDSELKKLKAQKSKLKTREENLIELYADGDITKEQFKSKKVDIQNSLIDIEAKIIELENERNEVKQNLDFKKMFIEALSNLKNAESKQEANKILKQIIKKIEVNEEREVFIHLNF, from the coding sequence ATGAGAGAGGTCAAGAAAGCAATAGCTTATTTTAGAGTAAGTACAGATATGCAAAAAGAGGACCTCTCCCTAGAAACTCAAGAAAAGGGAGGGGAAATCTTTGCTAGAGATAACAATATAGAAATAGTAAAAAAATTTACTGATGTTATGAGTGGAGGAAATAGAAATAGAAAAGGTTTTATTGAAGCTCAAAAATATCTTGAAGAAAATCAAGGGGAGATTGATTACTTTATAGCCTATGATGTTTCTAGAATAGCAAGAGATGCCTTTGCTTTTCTTTCACTATTTAATAAACTTAATCTTTTAAATGTTAAATTAAAACTAATAAATAATCCTACACTAGATAGTGATAGCCCAATGGGAAAACTTATCCTTACAATACTAGCTGCCATATTTGAGTTTTTTAGGTTTGATAACGCTGATAGAGTAAGAGATAATATGATAGTTAAAGTAAAAGAAGGAAAAAGAATGAATAATGCTCCATATGGATATAGGATTATTGATAAAAAAATGGTAATAGTTCCTGAAGAAGCAGAACTAATAAAATATATTTATCAGGAGTATTTAAAAGGTCATGGAATAGTAGCTCTTGAGAGAATGACTGGAAAAGATAGAAGTACTATAAAGCAATGGCTTAATAATAAAGTATATGCTGGATATAATATATTTGGAAAAAGAAAAATGAACAAAACAACATTTAAACCAATGAAAAATCCTGATGAAACTAAAATAGTAGAAGCTAAAGGAGATTGGGAGCCTATTATAGATATTGATACTTGGGAAAAAGTTGCCAATAGAATGTCTTTGAACCAAGAATTAAGAATGAGAAATATAGAGAAGACTTCCTATTTATTATCAGGATTACTTTTCCATACTTGTGGCTCTAAATTTAGAGGTAATGCTGGAAGAAAAGGAACATATTATTATAGATGTACTGGGTGTAGTAGAAGTATAAAGAGTGATACTCTTGATAAGAAAGTTTTAGATGAGCTTTTTAACAGTGAATTTTTAGATGAATTGAATAAAATTCCACTTGAGAATAATAATAAAGATAGTGAATTAAAGAAATTAAAGGCTCAAAAGAGTAAATTAAAAACAAGAGAAGAAAATTTAATTGAGCTTTATGCAGATGGAGATATTACCAAAGAGCAATTTAAAAGTAAGAAAGTTGATATACAAAATTCATTAATTGATATAGAAGCTAAAATTATTGAATTAGAGAATGAAAGAAATGAAGTAAAACAAAATTTAGATTTTAAGAAAATGTTTATAGAAGCTTTAAGTAATTTAAAGAATGCTGAGAGTAAGCAAGAAGCTAATAAGATATTAAAACAGATAATAAAGAAAATAGAAGTAAATGAAGAGAGAGAAGTTTTTATTCATCTTAACTTTTAA
- a CDS encoding recombinase RecT → MAKVKNDLVPKDDIQSNVGVPALKSMLATQAIKKQLKSLLGERAGHFMMAIIQVVEGTPQLQQADPQSIINAAIASAVLNLPIEKNLGFAYIVPYNDKNKGTLAQFQMGYKGYIQLALRSGEYKYINAIEIKEGEIQGYNILTGELNLKFIEDLDKRLEAKTVGYASYIEFNNGFRNTLFMTVGQVKNHAEKYSQSYQYDLRKGYTMSNWSKNFDAMALKTVLKLNLSKFGALSVEVQKALQTDGLVVKEVEDDGTIIGQFADNTGEDIEVITDIPATDEDRLELLRNSDILKIDLKKEVKKELKIDFDNMTKTDVATIQEWIDKEIDRKMEE, encoded by the coding sequence ATGGCAAAAGTGAAAAATGATTTAGTACCAAAAGATGATATTCAAAGTAATGTAGGAGTTCCAGCTTTAAAAAGTATGTTGGCAACTCAAGCTATAAAAAAACAACTTAAATCTTTATTAGGAGAAAGAGCTGGCCACTTTATGATGGCAATAATACAAGTAGTTGAGGGTACACCTCAACTACAACAGGCAGACCCTCAAAGTATTATAAATGCTGCTATTGCTTCGGCAGTTCTAAATCTTCCAATAGAGAAAAATTTAGGATTTGCATATATAGTACCATACAATGATAAAAACAAAGGAACACTTGCACAATTTCAAATGGGATATAAAGGGTATATACAGTTAGCCCTTAGAAGTGGAGAGTATAAATATATCAATGCAATAGAAATAAAAGAAGGAGAAATCCAAGGATATAACATTCTTACTGGAGAATTAAATCTTAAATTTATAGAAGACTTAGATAAAAGATTAGAAGCTAAGACAGTTGGGTATGCTTCTTATATAGAGTTCAACAATGGTTTTAGAAACACTCTTTTTATGACAGTTGGCCAGGTAAAAAATCATGCTGAAAAGTATAGTCAGTCATATCAATATGATTTAAGAAAAGGATATACAATGTCTAACTGGAGTAAAAATTTTGATGCTATGGCATTGAAAACAGTATTGAAATTAAATCTTAGTAAATTTGGAGCTTTATCTGTTGAAGTTCAAAAAGCTCTTCAAACAGATGGACTAGTAGTTAAAGAAGTAGAAGATGATGGAACTATAATAGGACAATTTGCAGATAACACAGGAGAGGATATTGAAGTTATAACTGATATTCCAGCAACTGATGAAGATAGACTAGAACTTCTTAGAAATTCAGATATACTCAAGATAGATTTGAAAAAAGAAGTAAAAAAAGAATTAAAGATAGATTTTGATAATATGACAAAAACAGATGTAGCAACTATTCAAGAATGGATAGATAAAGAGATAGATAGAAAGATGGAGGAATAA
- a CDS encoding helix-turn-helix domain-containing protein codes for MENFALLIKKFREDRGLSQKQLAEKAGIGSGTIGDIERGDRKGKISTLDKISKALNLTKEERDRLDNAFMGRNITSSSIDPRVEILNKKEKNQYEKTMNEAALFFNDENISEEDKQKLLLAMNEMFFMSKQINKEKYAKKSDKDKK; via the coding sequence ATGGAAAATTTTGCTTTATTAATAAAAAAATTCAGAGAGGATAGAGGACTTTCACAAAAACAATTAGCAGAAAAAGCTGGAATAGGTTCTGGAACTATTGGAGATATTGAAAGAGGAGATAGAAAAGGAAAAATTTCTACATTAGATAAAATTTCTAAAGCTCTGAATTTAACTAAAGAAGAAAGAGATAGATTAGATAATGCTTTTATGGGAAGAAATATTACTTCTTCTTCAATTGACCCTAGAGTTGAAATCTTAAATAAAAAAGAAAAAAATCAATATGAAAAAACTATGAATGAAGCAGCTCTGTTTTTTAATGATGAAAACATTTCAGAAGAAGATAAACAAAAATTATTATTAGCTATGAATGAAATGTTTTTTATGAGTAAACAAATAAATAAAGAGAAATATGCCAAAAAGTCTGACAAAGATAAAAAGTAG
- a CDS encoding YqaJ viral recombinase family protein: protein MTVKELKEKAKSMGLSGYSKMRKAELEKFIEENTLHTSEVLFAGECSGDGEWLNHRRIGATDTSILVVDNAFRQKLIDQPDRYTSPYLMWAERKGIYSRDISFNSQIAMEFGHYAEDFIIAHLPVLFEKEFGLKVEATRKGNQVVGNPIYPLWSCTPDSWVKIDGEWFPVELKTGNSFTSYEWEREEVPNKYFAQVQQQLAVLGKNKGFLVGFVDNRFTRVYEIERNDKLISLAYELTKRFQKCLDENIEPELNGCPAECEFLKQEFQGFENKYEKIPLIKIEDKEMEAYFSMNDTKKLISKEIKDIDTDLDLTKAKIQKKMIELETESLLINGRYLATWKVDSRGAKRFNLKELPENKIIKEVA from the coding sequence ATGACTGTAAAAGAGTTAAAAGAAAAAGCTAAGTCAATGGGACTTAGTGGATATAGCAAAATGAGAAAAGCAGAATTAGAAAAATTTATAGAAGAGAATACATTACATACTAGTGAAGTATTATTTGCTGGAGAATGTAGTGGCGATGGAGAATGGTTAAATCATAGAAGAATAGGGGCAACAGACACATCAATCTTAGTTGTAGATAATGCTTTTAGACAAAAGCTAATAGACCAACCAGATAGATATACTTCTCCATATTTGATGTGGGCAGAGAGAAAAGGAATATACAGTCGTGATATATCCTTTAACTCTCAAATAGCTATGGAGTTTGGACACTATGCAGAGGATTTTATAATTGCTCATCTTCCAGTACTCTTTGAAAAAGAGTTTGGTCTAAAGGTTGAAGCAACTAGAAAAGGAAATCAAGTAGTAGGAAATCCAATATATCCATTATGGAGTTGTACTCCTGATAGTTGGGTAAAGATTGATGGAGAATGGTTCCCAGTGGAACTAAAGACAGGTAATAGTTTCACTTCATATGAATGGGAAAGAGAGGAAGTTCCTAATAAATATTTTGCTCAAGTCCAGCAACAACTTGCAGTATTAGGAAAAAATAAAGGATTCCTAGTAGGATTTGTAGATAATAGATTTACTCGAGTTTATGAGATAGAAAGAAATGATAAATTAATATCTTTAGCTTATGAACTTACTAAGAGATTTCAAAAGTGTCTTGATGAAAATATAGAACCTGAACTAAATGGTTGTCCAGCTGAATGTGAGTTCCTAAAGCAAGAGTTTCAAGGATTTGAGAATAAGTATGAAAAAATCCCATTAATAAAAATAGAAGATAAAGAAATGGAAGCTTATTTCTCAATGAATGATACTAAAAAGCTAATATCTAAAGAAATTAAAGATATAGATACTGACTTAGATTTAACAAAAGCGAAAATTCAAAAGAAAATGATAGAACTAGAAACAGAAAGCTTATTAATTAATGGAAGATACTTAGCGACTTGGAAAGTAGATTCAAGAGGTGCTAAGAGATTTAATCTAAAAGAACTTCCTGAAAATAAAATAATTAAAGAGGTGGCATAA
- a CDS encoding KTSC domain-containing protein — translation MIYFMWSRKIAKGVSDIMITMHKVSSSNVHSVGYDEINKNLYVKFLNNSTYIYYNVPERHYNGLLSASSVGRYLDTYIKKGNYRYKKL, via the coding sequence ATGATATACTTTATGTGGAGTAGAAAAATAGCCAAAGGAGTAAGTGATATAATGATAACAATGCATAAAGTTTCTTCTTCAAATGTACATTCAGTTGGTTATGATGAAATAAATAAAAATCTGTATGTAAAATTTCTTAATAACTCAACTTATATTTACTATAATGTTCCTGAAAGACATTATAATGGCTTATTATCTGCAAGTTCTGTGGGTAGATATTTGGATACCTATATAAAAAAAGGAAATTACAGATATAAAAAACTTTAA
- a CDS encoding helix-turn-helix transcriptional regulator, with the protein MSSQMSFKDFLNGDSVFSHREESELLQAKKKIKDFFLNNIFEINLSKREREVYYLKNKKYLTHTEIAKRLGITRKTSRNILSNANKKILKISKKFQEYKNE; encoded by the coding sequence ATGAGTTCTCAAATGAGCTTCAAAGATTTTCTAAATGGCGACTCTGTATTCTCTCATAGGGAAGAGAGCGAACTCTTACAAGCTAAGAAAAAGATTAAAGATTTCTTTTTAAATAATATTTTTGAGATTAATTTAAGTAAAAGAGAAAGGGAAGTCTATTATTTAAAAAATAAAAAGTATTTAACACATACTGAAATAGCAAAAAGGCTAGGAATTACAAGAAAAACAAGTAGAAATATTTTAAGTAATGCAAATAAGAAAATTTTAAAAATTAGTAAAAAATTTCAGGAGTATAAAAATGAGTGA
- a CDS encoding ImmA/IrrE family metallo-endopeptidase, which yields MDIRRRVVNLEKKYGTRNPYKLCKIMKINILYMDLGNIKGIYKKVITNKFIVINENLDKFCQKVVLSHELGHAILHHSKEIQALKDYDLFPQFSNQIEVEANTFAAELLIDDDFDNDEYIENPSIDIRILEQLKELKYRKK from the coding sequence ATGGACATAAGAAGAAGGGTTGTAAATTTAGAAAAAAAATATGGGACTAGAAATCCGTATAAGTTATGCAAAATAATGAAAATAAATATTTTGTATATGGATTTAGGGAATATAAAGGGGATTTATAAAAAAGTAATTACTAATAAATTTATAGTAATTAATGAAAATTTAGATAAGTTTTGTCAAAAAGTTGTATTATCTCATGAACTTGGACATGCTATATTACATCATTCTAAAGAGATACAAGCATTAAAAGATTATGACTTATTTCCACAATTTAGTAACCAGATAGAAGTAGAAGCTAATACATTTGCTGCTGAATTATTGATAGATGATGATTTTGACAATGATGAGTACATAGAAAATCCTAGTATTGATATTAGAATATTAGAGCAATTAAAAGAATTAAAATATAGAAAAAAATAA
- a CDS encoding helix-turn-helix domain-containing protein, which translates to MNIINQEEDISLKISSKLEYLMKINKVKAKDLSDFIGITEVNFSRIRNRLKEGKFPTFTFIAGVSKYFDTNFFEK; encoded by the coding sequence TTGAATATTATTAATCAAGAAGAAGATATTTCTTTAAAAATTTCTTCTAAATTAGAATATTTAATGAAAATTAATAAAGTAAAAGCAAAAGACTTATCAGATTTTATTGGTATTACTGAGGTTAATTTTTCAAGAATCAGAAATCGTTTAAAAGAAGGAAAATTTCCAACTTTTACATTCATAGCTGGTGTTTCTAAATATTTTGATACAAATTTTTTTGAAAAATAA
- a CDS encoding helix-turn-helix domain-containing protein, whose product MTNYQLAEKDYKAGMKYKEIAQKYGVTLNTVKSWKTRYWNDEKKKKVCTPNKKSMHTKKVKEIAKEMIIAGASISETVEQTGIPRATVGRWSSEYNLQAKQLEFLKEFRDKQRERILQNKTKRLEINEEALKAIYYEVMNWKENGKISKALMEKLIMNEELEQLILGLDRIERLEKLEIERAKNKTEKTEDKKPIFIAGGGELED is encoded by the coding sequence GTGACTAACTATCAATTAGCTGAAAAAGATTATAAAGCTGGAATGAAATATAAAGAGATAGCTCAAAAATATGGAGTTACTCTCAATACAGTAAAGAGTTGGAAAACTAGATATTGGAATGATGAAAAAAAGAAAAAAGTGTGCACACCTAATAAAAAAAGTATGCATACAAAAAAGGTTAAAGAAATTGCAAAAGAAATGATAATAGCTGGTGCTAGTATTAGTGAAACAGTGGAACAAACTGGAATACCTAGAGCAACTGTAGGAAGATGGAGTTCAGAGTACAATCTCCAAGCTAAACAACTAGAGTTTTTAAAAGAATTTAGAGATAAGCAAAGAGAAAGAATATTACAAAACAAAACCAAAAGATTAGAAATCAATGAAGAAGCTTTAAAGGCTATCTACTATGAAGTAATGAATTGGAAAGAGAATGGAAAAATTTCTAAAGCACTTATGGAAAAACTAATTATGAATGAAGAATTAGAACAGTTAATATTAGGCTTGGATAGAATAGAAAGATTAGAAAAATTAGAAATAGAGAGAGCTAAAAATAAAACTGAAAAAACTGAAGATAAAAAACCTATCTTTATAGCAGGTGGTGGAGAACTTGAGGACTAA
- a CDS encoding Rha family transcriptional regulator, with amino-acid sequence MFNVVVEKVDGILVTTSNRVAEELGVLHKDLLEKIDNYVGKFTKAESSALIKEFYIPSYYKVNGNFRTYRNYLITKKGIAQLIGGYSSAVEKAFDLNVAYINRFEEMEKLIYHQEFIENRELLTKIQKLENELNQIPMTWSQVEVVKEQITETVLRRMKSTGISNRTFKLRLKKELVKDIQSRFGIDSLVELKYKDYLTVMPYIFNWIEPYQLRIENTQLQMI; translated from the coding sequence ATGTTTAATGTAGTGGTTGAAAAAGTAGATGGTATCTTGGTTACAACAAGTAACAGAGTAGCAGAAGAATTAGGAGTATTACATAAGGATTTATTAGAGAAAATTGATAATTATGTAGGAAAATTCACGAAAGCGGAAAGTTCCGCCCTCATAAAAGAGTTCTATATTCCAAGTTATTATAAAGTAAATGGAAATTTTAGAACTTATAGAAACTATCTAATCACTAAAAAAGGAATAGCTCAACTGATAGGAGGATATAGTTCAGCAGTAGAGAAAGCTTTTGATTTGAATGTTGCTTATATCAATAGATTTGAAGAGATGGAAAAATTAATTTATCATCAAGAGTTTATTGAGAATAGAGAGTTACTTACTAAAATTCAAAAGCTAGAGAATGAGTTAAATCAAATACCTATGACGTGGAGCCAAGTTGAAGTTGTAAAAGAACAGATTACTGAAACAGTTCTTAGAAGAATGAAAAGTACAGGTATATCAAATAGAACTTTCAAACTAAGATTAAAGAAAGAATTAGTAAAGGATATTCAATCAAGATTTGGTATTGATAGTCTAGTGGAACTAAAATATAAAGATTACCTAACAGTTATGCCATATATTTTTAATTGGATAGAACCATATCAACTAAGAATAGAGAATACTCAATTACAGATGATATAA